A window of the Polaribacter sp. HaHaR_3_91 genome harbors these coding sequences:
- the hisA gene encoding 1-(5-phosphoribosyl)-5-[(5-phosphoribosylamino)methylideneamino]imidazole-4-carboxamide isomerase, whose amino-acid sequence MRIIPAIDIIDGKCVRLTKGDYNTKKIYNENPLEVAKEFEAAGIEYLHVVDLDGAKASEIINYKVLEQIASKTNLKIDFGGGLKSDKDLEIAFNSGANQITGGSIAVKNAEIFESWIEKYGSEKIILGADFYPDATGGKIATNGWQEESSLELIPFIGDYQQKGIQYIICTDISKDGMLQGPSFDIYNQILSEVNNVKLIASGGISTFDEIPKLAESGCEGVIIGKAIYENKISLKQLEQFILTK is encoded by the coding sequence TTGAGAATAATACCAGCAATAGATATTATAGACGGAAAATGTGTTCGTTTAACAAAAGGAGATTATAACACAAAGAAAATTTATAACGAAAATCCTTTAGAAGTAGCCAAAGAGTTTGAAGCTGCAGGAATCGAATATTTACATGTTGTAGATTTGGATGGAGCAAAAGCAAGTGAAATTATCAACTATAAAGTATTAGAGCAAATTGCTTCTAAAACCAATTTGAAAATTGATTTTGGTGGTGGTTTAAAATCTGATAAAGATTTAGAAATTGCTTTTAACTCTGGTGCTAATCAAATTACTGGAGGAAGTATTGCTGTAAAAAATGCTGAAATATTTGAAAGTTGGATTGAAAAATATGGTTCAGAAAAAATTATTTTAGGAGCCGATTTTTATCCTGATGCAACAGGAGGAAAGATTGCAACCAATGGTTGGCAAGAAGAAAGTTCTTTAGAATTGATTCCTTTTATTGGAGATTATCAGCAAAAAGGAATTCAGTATATCATTTGTACAGATATTTCTAAAGACGGTATGTTGCAAGGACCAAGTTTTGATATTTATAATCAAATTTTATCTGAAGTAAACAATGTGAAATTAATTGCTTCTGGAGGAATTTCAACTTTTGATGAAATCCCAAAGTTAGCTGAAAGTGGTTGCGAAGGTGTAATTATTGGAAAAGCGATTTATGAAAATAAAATCAGCTTAAAACAGTTGGAGCAATTTATATTAACAAAATAA